In one Siniperca chuatsi isolate FFG_IHB_CAS linkage group LG14, ASM2008510v1, whole genome shotgun sequence genomic region, the following are encoded:
- the LOC122887741 gene encoding olfactory receptor 146-like, translating into MENYTYNSFTLQLEGLNVSEDSIYPVFLFLFFSYLFIMVANVGIALLIFTDKSLHQPMYLLFCNLPFNDILGNSIMVPRLLSDILLPPSERLISYYECVVQAFTTHMFGTTTHTVLMIMAFDRYVAICNPLRYAAIMTNKMVIKLTVSAWGVAFVLVGILLGLTIRLNRCRTLITNPYCDNASLFKLSCESVFINNVYGLTFTVVLFTASIGTMVLTYTKITVVCLTNKRKSLNSKALRTCSTHLVVYLIMVFNGMSNITLHRFPQYSDYRKLCSILFHIIPGSLNPIIYGVQSKEIRNFLSKFFKTKKVLPSLES; encoded by the coding sequence ATGGAAAACTACACCTACAACAGCTTTACACTTCAGCTGGAGGGGTTAAATGTTTCAGAGGATTCTATCTaccctgtctttctcttcctctttttctcttacCTGTTTATAATGGTTGCAAATGTGGGAATTGCTCTTCTGATTTTCACTGACAAAAGCCTTCACCAGCCCATGTATCTCCTTTTTTGCAACCTGCCCTTTAATGACATCCTTGGAAACTCTATCATGGTGCCCCGTTTGCTTTCAGATATCTTGCTGCCTCCCTCTGAGCGCCTCATCAGTTATTATGAGTGTGTGGTCCAGGCTTTCACCACACACATGTTTGGTACCACCACTCACACAGTGCTCATGATTATGGCCTTTGACAGATATGTGGCCATCTGCAATCCCCTACGCTATGCTGCCATAATGACCAACAAGATGGTAATCAAGCTGACAGTTTCTGCCTGGGGAGTGGCCTTTGTTTTGGTTGGGATTCTTCTCGGTCTGACCATACGGCTGAACCGATGCAGGACTCTGATTACAAATCCTTACTGTGACAATGCCTCACTGTTTAAGCTCtcctgtgagagtgtgtttattAATAACGTCTATGGCCTCACTTTCACTGTAGTCCTGTTCACAGCTTCTATAGGCACCATGGTTCTGACCTACACTAAAATCACAGTAGTTTGTCTGACCAATAAGAGAAAGTCATTGAACAGTAAAGCCTTGAGAACATGCAGCACTCACCTGGTTGTGTATTTGATCATGGTATTCAATGGAATGTCTAACATTACTCTTCATCGCTTTCCCCAGTACTCAGACTACAGGAAACTCTGTAGCATTTTGTTTCATATCATCCCTGGCAGCCTCAACCCCATTATTTATGGGGTTCAGTCTAAAGAGATAAGGAACTTCTTGTCAAAGTTTTTTAAGACCAAGAAAGTTTTGCCATCATTAGAAAGTTAG